From one Streptomyces sp. Q6 genomic stretch:
- a CDS encoding sugar ABC transporter permease codes for MVELAGLSDRLTAEQLRGRRRARLRDAAVSFGMMGPAVLLYTVMTVVPVGVAVYLSLTDWDGFSTASFIGLDNYKHLFDDPSSTDAWYVTALIAGAGTVLMVGLGLVYALALKGRSRSNSFFRAVAYFPHVISALILGYLWAAILGTNGAINNTLAKFGVEPVGFLFDETFALISLIAVIVWAGFGFNVVLFVAALQTVPAELLEAAAIDGASRRQINLRVVVPMIAPVVTVATVLNLVGLIRAYDIVVSLTGGGPAGSTQTFTYLILARSFEGTKVGYATAQAVFLMVVSAALALFVTALRNRQDQAATGS; via the coding sequence GTGGTGGAACTCGCAGGGCTGAGCGACCGGCTGACCGCGGAGCAGCTGCGGGGCCGGCGGCGGGCGCGGCTGCGCGACGCGGCGGTCTCGTTCGGGATGATGGGCCCGGCCGTCCTGCTGTACACGGTGATGACCGTCGTCCCGGTGGGCGTCGCCGTGTACCTCAGCCTCACCGACTGGGACGGCTTCTCCACGGCCTCGTTCATCGGGCTCGACAACTACAAGCACCTCTTCGACGACCCGAGTTCGACGGACGCCTGGTACGTGACGGCGCTGATCGCGGGCGCGGGGACGGTGCTCATGGTGGGCCTCGGCCTCGTGTACGCGCTCGCGCTCAAGGGCCGGTCCCGTTCGAACTCGTTCTTCCGGGCCGTGGCGTACTTCCCGCACGTGATCAGCGCCCTGATCCTCGGCTATCTGTGGGCGGCGATCCTCGGGACGAACGGCGCGATCAACAACACCCTCGCGAAGTTCGGCGTCGAACCGGTCGGTTTCCTCTTCGACGAGACGTTCGCGCTGATCTCACTGATCGCCGTGATCGTGTGGGCCGGGTTCGGCTTCAACGTGGTGCTGTTCGTCGCCGCCCTCCAGACCGTCCCCGCCGAGCTCCTGGAGGCCGCGGCGATCGACGGGGCGAGCAGGAGGCAGATCAATCTGCGGGTCGTGGTCCCCATGATCGCGCCCGTGGTGACCGTGGCGACGGTCCTGAACCTGGTGGGGCTCATCCGGGCGTACGACATCGTGGTCAGCCTCACCGGCGGCGGTCCCGCCGGGTCGACGCAGACGTTCACGTATCTCATCCTCGCCCGGTCCTTCGAGGGCACCAAGGTCGGTTACGCGACCGCGCAGGCGGTGTTCCTGATGGTGGTGTCCGCCGCGCTCGCCCTCTTCGTGACGGCGCTGCGCAACCGCCAAGACCAAGCCGCGACAGGGAGTTGA
- a CDS encoding carbohydrate ABC transporter permease — protein sequence MVVLEAQADDRPKAARGSRPRSDDTVRADREESRSPVRRVLLGVLLVVMVVPIYLLVVNAFKSQQEILDNPFSIPFGGLTFAHMSAAISSPQFNVIGGYGFTLFLVVLVDVFCILLAGPAAYAIARSLQRRTQLVLLYFLAGTFIPGAAVIIPVIYVLREIGLANTVTGLVAHDVASTLPVSIFLFVGFIRTIPVDIDHAATIDGAGRYRTFWTIIFPLMRPAVVTVLILNSIGIWNDFVSPQILLSPSSGHYTVTTAIYAGISQYSTDLTKVFPNLLLAVAPVVIFFIYMQRHIISGLTVGAVKG from the coding sequence GTGGTGGTACTTGAGGCACAGGCCGACGACCGGCCGAAGGCCGCGCGGGGCAGCCGGCCGAGGAGTGACGACACGGTGCGGGCGGACCGCGAGGAGTCGCGCTCACCGGTGCGCCGGGTACTGCTCGGTGTGCTGCTCGTGGTCATGGTCGTGCCGATCTACCTGCTCGTGGTCAACGCGTTCAAGTCGCAGCAGGAGATCCTCGACAACCCGTTCTCGATCCCGTTCGGCGGGCTCACCTTCGCGCACATGTCGGCGGCGATCAGCAGCCCGCAGTTCAACGTCATCGGCGGGTACGGCTTCACGCTGTTCCTCGTCGTGCTGGTGGACGTGTTCTGCATCCTGCTCGCGGGTCCGGCGGCGTACGCGATCGCGCGCAGCCTCCAGCGGCGTACGCAGCTGGTGCTGCTGTACTTCCTCGCGGGCACGTTCATCCCGGGCGCCGCCGTGATCATCCCGGTGATCTACGTGCTGCGCGAGATCGGCCTCGCCAACACGGTGACCGGTCTCGTCGCGCACGACGTGGCGTCCACGCTGCCGGTGAGCATCTTCCTGTTCGTCGGCTTCATCCGCACGATCCCGGTGGACATCGACCACGCGGCGACGATCGACGGCGCGGGTCGTTACCGCACCTTCTGGACCATCATCTTCCCGCTGATGCGTCCCGCGGTCGTCACCGTCCTGATCCTCAACTCCATCGGGATCTGGAACGACTTCGTGTCGCCGCAGATCCTGCTCAGCCCGTCCTCCGGGCACTACACGGTGACGACGGCGATCTACGCCGGGATCAGCCAGTACTCCACGGATTTGACGAAGGTGTTCCCGAACCTGCTGCTCGCCGTCGCGCCCGTCGTCATCTTCTTCATCTACATGCAGCGCCACATCATCAGCGGTCTCACGGTCGGCGCCGTCAAGGGCTGA
- a CDS encoding right-handed parallel beta-helix repeat-containing protein, with protein sequence MPRRGRSRSAAVLLACLAVVAAGHPAAAHPATSQAGKVYYVGPYGDDSAAGTDATYPFRHIQKCADVMVPGDTCEIVSGRYEETVVPARSGTAELPITYRAAPGADVTVSGASSLTGFAPVTAADVARIATTDPYAADSQFSDAVAAGHIYSTDVDLGSDVSTVQVLTDRKMGVEAQWPYPGLDLLDPSLQYAGEGSASATIADADLTRPAGYWDGARALTGYWYVSATGTVKSSAVGSVTLDVAPPCVHKVVPKETRYALSGKIGELAHPGEWFYDPTAKRLYVYGEDDPDNHRMEAKRRTLGFDLTATSHTKVAGISLFATTVRTGPTSTGVTLDGIKGQYLSHYTDITQGATDCGSTVTRGVADTGLIIDGTYNKVVNSDLSLSAGNGIALRGQNNTASDNVIHDVDYLGTYAAGIAVQGNSQTVTHNTISRVGRSGINLQWNTVEGLAPGKDVIAYNDISGYARLSLDVAAIYTCCSASMMGSSLDHNVLHDPAPTTTSSTFGISGVYADNGQSDLRIHNNVGWGNREGTVMLNGLGTGSHDNLVANNTGGMTLFYVKEPNASTGTRIYNNVGTIRGLTDATNGGLVLSNNLPPESDPRFVDAANHDFRLTADSPARNAAIPLPGINDGSTDATPSLGAYQYGAPKWEAGARR encoded by the coding sequence GTGCCCAGGAGAGGAAGAAGCCGTTCCGCGGCCGTACTGCTCGCCTGCCTCGCGGTGGTCGCGGCCGGTCACCCGGCCGCCGCCCATCCGGCCACGTCGCAGGCGGGGAAGGTCTATTACGTCGGTCCGTACGGTGACGACAGCGCCGCGGGGACCGACGCCACGTATCCGTTCCGGCACATCCAGAAGTGCGCGGACGTGATGGTGCCGGGCGACACGTGCGAGATCGTGTCGGGCCGGTACGAGGAGACGGTGGTGCCCGCCCGGTCCGGCACCGCCGAGCTGCCGATCACGTACCGGGCGGCTCCCGGCGCGGACGTGACGGTCAGCGGCGCCTCGTCGCTCACCGGTTTCGCCCCGGTGACCGCCGCCGATGTCGCGCGGATCGCGACGACCGATCCGTACGCCGCCGACTCGCAGTTCAGCGACGCGGTGGCGGCCGGCCACATCTACAGCACCGATGTCGACCTCGGCTCCGACGTGTCCACGGTGCAGGTGTTGACCGACCGAAAGATGGGCGTCGAGGCCCAATGGCCCTACCCGGGACTCGACCTGCTCGACCCCTCGCTCCAGTACGCCGGTGAGGGCAGCGCGAGCGCCACGATCGCCGACGCGGACCTGACCCGCCCGGCCGGTTACTGGGACGGCGCGCGGGCCCTCACCGGCTACTGGTACGTCTCGGCCACCGGGACCGTGAAGAGCTCCGCCGTCGGCTCGGTGACCCTCGACGTGGCACCGCCGTGCGTCCACAAGGTCGTACCGAAGGAGACGCGCTACGCGCTGTCCGGCAAGATCGGCGAGCTCGCCCACCCCGGTGAGTGGTTCTACGACCCGACGGCGAAGCGGCTGTACGTGTACGGGGAGGACGACCCGGACAACCACCGGATGGAGGCCAAGCGGCGCACCCTGGGCTTCGATCTGACGGCCACCAGCCACACGAAGGTCGCGGGGATCTCGCTGTTCGCCACGACCGTGCGGACGGGCCCCACCAGCACCGGTGTCACGCTCGACGGCATCAAGGGCCAGTACCTGTCGCACTACACGGACATCACCCAGGGCGCGACGGACTGCGGTTCGACGGTGACGCGGGGCGTCGCCGACACCGGGCTCATCATCGACGGCACGTACAACAAGGTCGTGAACAGCGATCTGTCGCTGAGCGCGGGCAACGGCATCGCGCTGCGCGGCCAGAACAACACGGCGTCCGACAACGTCATCCACGACGTCGACTACCTGGGCACGTACGCGGCCGGTATCGCCGTGCAGGGCAACAGCCAGACCGTCACGCACAACACGATCTCGCGCGTCGGCCGCAGCGGCATCAACCTCCAGTGGAACACCGTGGAGGGCCTCGCCCCGGGCAAGGACGTCATCGCGTACAACGACATCTCCGGGTACGCGCGGCTCAGCCTGGACGTCGCCGCGATCTACACCTGTTGCAGCGCGTCGATGATGGGCTCGTCCCTCGATCACAACGTGCTGCACGACCCGGCGCCGACCACGACGTCGTCGACGTTCGGCATCTCCGGGGTGTACGCGGACAACGGCCAGAGCGATCTGCGGATCCACAACAACGTGGGCTGGGGCAACCGCGAGGGCACGGTGATGCTCAACGGGCTCGGCACCGGCTCGCACGACAACCTCGTCGCGAACAACACCGGGGGCATGACGCTGTTCTACGTGAAGGAGCCGAACGCGTCGACCGGCACCCGGATCTACAACAACGTCGGGACGATCCGGGGCCTGACCGACGCCACGAACGGCGGCCTGGTCCTGTCGAACAACCTTCCCCCGGAGAGCGATCCGCGCTTCGTCGACGCGGCGAACCACGACTTCCGGCTGACCGCCGATTCCCCGGCGCGCAATGCGGCGATCCCGCTGCCCGGGATCAATGACGGTTCCACGGACGCGACACCGAGTCTGGGCGCGTATCAGTACGGCGCACCGAAGTGGGAGGCCGGCGCCCGCCGATAA
- a CDS encoding GntR family transcriptional regulator gives MASDASAGFVSTLATNKDRFRKTLISDQVYDLLRQAVVEGDLEPNDRVVESEIARRLGVSQAPVREAVKRLAREGLLTHVPRRGHFVVEISSKDAEYARQVREPLERLAAQLAAEHATEEQLAELDAVVDRMHEAVAAGDVSGFRDADIEFHTLVSQFAGNPFLARMWEVIEPSLRTLRAISDPLFDGDRGAMAEEHGRLVGLLRSGEPDKAAAAFADHAAGRGPVPDAREVRKPRKRVAAKKSG, from the coding sequence ATGGCATCTGACGCGTCAGCTGGTTTCGTCTCCACGCTGGCTACGAACAAGGACCGGTTCCGCAAGACGCTGATCTCGGACCAGGTCTACGACCTGCTCCGGCAGGCCGTCGTCGAGGGCGACCTGGAGCCGAACGACCGGGTGGTCGAGTCGGAGATCGCGCGGCGGCTCGGGGTCAGCCAGGCCCCGGTGCGCGAAGCGGTCAAGCGGCTGGCCCGTGAGGGCCTGCTCACACACGTGCCGCGCCGCGGCCACTTCGTCGTCGAGATCTCCTCGAAGGACGCCGAGTACGCCCGGCAGGTGCGCGAACCGCTGGAGCGTCTCGCCGCGCAGCTGGCGGCCGAGCACGCCACCGAGGAGCAGCTCGCCGAGCTGGACGCGGTGGTGGACCGGATGCACGAGGCGGTCGCCGCGGGCGACGTCAGCGGCTTCCGGGACGCCGACATCGAGTTCCACACCCTGGTCAGCCAGTTCGCGGGCAACCCGTTCCTGGCCCGGATGTGGGAGGTCATCGAGCCGAGCCTGCGCACGCTGCGGGCCATCTCCGACCCGCTCTTCGACGGCGACCGGGGCGCGATGGCCGAGGAACACGGCCGTCTCGTGGGCCTGTTGCGGTCCGGTGAGCCCGACAAGGCCGCGGCGGCCTTCGCCGATCACGCGGCGGGCCGCGGTCCCGTACCGGACGCGCGCGAGGTGAGGAAACCGCGGAAGAGGGTCGCCGCAAAGAAATCAGGCTGA
- a CDS encoding acetylxylan esterase, giving the protein MAQFDLPLDELERYRPDIPEPDDLDAFWRQTLDAQEQHDVAAVFESAHNGLATIDTFDVTFAGYGGHPVRGWLQLPVTRSGPLPVVVEYLGYGSGRGAPHEKRLWADAGYAHFVMDTRGQGAETPDPDPATGDVAAPGFLTRGVLDPERSFYRRLYTDAVRAVAAARTHEAVDPTRTVVTGTSQGGGIALAAAGLVPDLVACMPDVPFLCHFPRATTITDMPPYAEVTTYVKLHREHAATVVRTLSYVDAATLARRANAPTLFSVGLMDRICPPSTVYAAFNHYGALRNVDQADKQIRAYPFNDHEGGGPTHETVKLEWLAKQLETSV; this is encoded by the coding sequence ATGGCCCAGTTCGACCTGCCCCTCGACGAGCTGGAGAGATACCGCCCCGACATCCCCGAACCGGACGACCTCGACGCGTTCTGGCGACAGACCCTCGACGCGCAGGAACAGCACGACGTGGCCGCCGTGTTCGAGTCCGCGCACAACGGGCTCGCCACGATCGACACCTTCGACGTCACCTTCGCCGGCTACGGCGGCCACCCCGTCCGCGGCTGGCTCCAGCTGCCGGTCACCCGCTCCGGCCCGCTGCCCGTCGTCGTCGAGTACCTGGGCTACGGCAGCGGACGCGGCGCCCCGCACGAGAAGCGGCTGTGGGCCGACGCCGGCTACGCGCACTTCGTCATGGACACCCGGGGGCAGGGCGCCGAGACGCCCGACCCCGACCCGGCCACCGGCGACGTCGCCGCCCCCGGCTTCCTCACCCGCGGCGTGCTCGACCCCGAGCGCTCCTTCTACCGGCGCCTGTACACCGACGCGGTGCGCGCCGTCGCCGCCGCGCGCACGCACGAGGCCGTCGACCCCACCCGCACCGTGGTCACCGGCACCAGCCAGGGCGGCGGCATCGCCCTCGCCGCCGCGGGGCTCGTCCCCGACCTCGTGGCCTGCATGCCGGACGTCCCGTTCCTGTGCCACTTCCCGCGCGCCACCACGATCACCGACATGCCGCCGTACGCCGAGGTCACCACGTACGTGAAACTGCACCGCGAGCACGCGGCCACCGTGGTCCGCACCCTGTCCTACGTCGACGCCGCGACCCTGGCCCGCAGGGCGAACGCGCCGACGCTCTTCTCGGTCGGCCTGATGGACCGCATCTGCCCGCCCTCCACCGTGTACGCGGCGTTCAACCATTACGGCGCGCTGCGGAATGTGGACCAGGCCGACAAACAGATCCGGGCCTATCCGTTCAATGACCATGAAGGCGGCGGGCCCACCCACGAGACCGTGAAATTGGAATGGCTGGCCAAGCAGCTGGAAACATCCGTGTGA
- a CDS encoding amidohydrolase family protein, which produces MIDCHVHLWNPAEGFGWIRPESVHHRVFDEADLGRSGADVPELAGALLVEASRGDLGETLALRALRLRRPDLVAGYVANLHVHGDEGAGRFLERLDAWGASRPNGMRLGGAAWKDTPEAARALVPVLAATGVVLELNLHQGALTAAAEVAERHPALTVVVDHLGNAPHLRARDAGDWHRDVERAAAAPNVLVKASGLLTQQHGVEPARVAHLVRHVVDTLGPDRCLIGSDWPICLPRGTRAASLALSRSGLDHLDAGDRERVLHTNAVRAYGLDG; this is translated from the coding sequence GTGATCGACTGCCATGTCCATCTGTGGAACCCGGCCGAGGGGTTCGGGTGGATCCGGCCGGAGAGCGTGCACCACCGGGTCTTCGACGAGGCCGACCTCGGCCGATCAGGTGCGGACGTACCGGAGTTGGCGGGTGCCCTCCTGGTCGAGGCGTCGCGCGGGGACCTCGGTGAGACCCTCGCGCTGCGGGCGCTGCGGCTGCGCCGCCCGGATCTGGTCGCGGGCTACGTGGCGAACCTGCACGTCCACGGCGACGAAGGCGCCGGGCGGTTCCTGGAGCGGCTCGACGCGTGGGGCGCGTCCCGTCCCAACGGCATGCGGCTCGGCGGCGCCGCCTGGAAGGACACCCCCGAGGCGGCCCGCGCCCTCGTCCCCGTCCTCGCCGCGACCGGAGTCGTCCTCGAACTCAACCTTCACCAGGGCGCGTTGACCGCGGCGGCCGAGGTCGCCGAGCGGCACCCCGCGCTGACCGTCGTCGTCGACCACCTCGGCAACGCGCCGCACCTGCGCGCGCGGGACGCGGGGGACTGGCACCGGGACGTCGAACGGGCCGCGGCCGCCCCGAACGTGCTGGTGAAGGCCTCCGGGCTGCTCACCCAGCAGCACGGGGTCGAGCCGGCGCGCGTCGCGCACCTGGTGCGCCACGTCGTCGACACCCTCGGCCCCGACCGCTGCCTGATCGGCTCCGACTGGCCGATCTGCCTGCCGCGCGGCACCCGCGCCGCCTCACTGGCCCTGTCCCGCAGCGGACTCGACCACCTGGACGCCGGCGACCGCGAGCGCGTCCTGCACACGAACGCCGTCCGCGCCTACGGCCTCGACGGCTGA